A genome region from Triticum aestivum cultivar Chinese Spring chromosome 2B, IWGSC CS RefSeq v2.1, whole genome shotgun sequence includes the following:
- the LOC123045898 gene encoding uncharacterized protein isoform X2 — MGKNQAYKAMQRARLGSSSGAPGEGEEDGMTDGSFHSPEWHAARLASLNKTHTLTWEEFKKKQKDEELKRGEVEADKDKMMREYRAQLDAERAQKLGRGRDVVKSKSSSSKKEKKEKDAKKRIKKRRKKFVRKFQLIRIIK; from the exons ATGGGGAAGAACCAGGCGTACAAGGCGATGCAGCGGGCGCGGCTGGGCTCGTCCTCCGGTGCCCCCGGCGAAGGGGAGGAAGACGGCATG ACGGACGGTTCATTTCATTCTCCAGAGTGGCACGCGGCGCGCTTGGCCAGCCTCAACAAGACCCACACCCTCACGTGGGAGGAGTTCAAGAAGAAGCAGAAG GACGAGGAACTAAAGAGAGGTGAGGTGGAGGCTGACAAAGATAAAATGATGAGAGAGTATAGAGCTCAACTGGATGCTGAAAGGGCCCAAAAGCTTGGCCGTGGAAGAGACGTTGTAAAGTCAAAATCATCATCTTCCAAGAAAG AAAAGAAGGAAAAGGACGCAAAGAAACGGATTAAAAAGAGGAGGAAG AAGTTCGTCAGAAAGTTCCAGCTCATCAGAATCATCAAGTAG
- the LOC123045898 gene encoding corepressor interacting with RBPJ 1 isoform X1, giving the protein MGKNQAYKAMQRARLGSSSGAPGEGEEDGMTDGSFHSPEWHAARLASLNKTHTLTWEEFKKKQKDEELKRGEVEADKDKMMREYRAQLDAERAQKLGRGRDVVKSKSSSSKKEKKEKDAKKRIKKRRKHRSSSESSSSSESSSSDDEDRGSRKSRSRSRSKRSKKDKKHRSRSKHAGSDSEEEGPVRLSKFFGNAKN; this is encoded by the exons ATGGGGAAGAACCAGGCGTACAAGGCGATGCAGCGGGCGCGGCTGGGCTCGTCCTCCGGTGCCCCCGGCGAAGGGGAGGAAGACGGCATG ACGGACGGTTCATTTCATTCTCCAGAGTGGCACGCGGCGCGCTTGGCCAGCCTCAACAAGACCCACACCCTCACGTGGGAGGAGTTCAAGAAGAAGCAGAAG GACGAGGAACTAAAGAGAGGTGAGGTGGAGGCTGACAAAGATAAAATGATGAGAGAGTATAGAGCTCAACTGGATGCTGAAAGGGCCCAAAAGCTTGGCCGTGGAAGAGACGTTGTAAAGTCAAAATCATCATCTTCCAAGAAAG AAAAGAAGGAAAAGGACGCAAAGAAACGGATTAAAAAGAGGAGGAAG CACAGAAGTTCGTCAGAAAGTTCCAGCTCATCAGAATCATCAAGTAGTGATGATGAGGACAGGGGTTCAAGAAAATCCCGATCCCGATCAAGATCAAAGCGAAGTAAGAAAGATAAGAAGCACAGGTCCCGATCCAAGCATGCCGGAAGTGACAGCGAGGAGGAAGGCCCTGTTCGCCTCTCGAAATTCTTTGGGAATGCAAAGAATTAG